Proteins encoded in a region of the Anopheles aquasalis chromosome 2, idAnoAquaMG_Q_19, whole genome shotgun sequence genome:
- the LOC126569903 gene encoding nucleolar complex protein 4 homolog A produces MKMSLTIAPSTQFSSGKAGSKLLKQKAGEFLQCTRSTNVLLELIAYQKECLARGAPLTPSLLTLEHLFTELLRRDEMRTTVAAPSRTAGVPLENGNSSHLSHKQWLLVQYKESFGVILASFNHEKPADACQALSTAMKLLVAEAQNPVELPSAPSEQQQQFPVGRLKQILSSMLSSERLNTHLFNRFLEYSHYLDVIYFCWKLIPSLVPRDCVPNDVFTQNLLLLIGAVSFGKDALKETNNVLCVPLAGPFDYVFVRRQINKTWNFVVNWPHGEAAHQQLLLVLLEKVLPHLEKPVLLTDFLMDSLDVGGAISMLALQGIFVLIQQYNLTYPNIYEKLYSMFEPEIFHTKFKARLFYLADIFLSSSHLPEGLVAAFVKRLARLALIAPPQDVVIIMRFIGNLILRHPALKSLIFHPAGGEASSDPFVTEERDPMKSKALLSSLWEVAALQNHVLPSVAMAARFISNPFPSVEWDLSSVLEINENDIFDNEIAKKTKQYALCIDRPAGMFGYCGGEISSQYWKLF; encoded by the exons ATGAAGATGTCGCTGACGATCGCTCCTTCGACGCAATTTTCTTCCGGGAAGGCAGGCTCCAAGCTGCTGAAACAGAAAGCTGGCGAATTTCTGCAATGCACGCGGTCCACCAATGTCCTGCTCGAGCTGATAGCGTACCAAAAG GAATGTCTGGCACGAGGTGCTCCTCTGACGCCGAGTCTTCTGACGCTGGAGCATTTGTTCACGGAACTGCTCCGTCGGGACGAGATGCGCACGACGGTGGCAGCGCCGTCGAGAACCGCAGGAGTGCCTTTAG AGAACGGAAACTCATCGCATCTGAGCCATAAACAGTGGCTTCTGGTGCAGTACAAGGAGTCGTTCGGAGTGATACTTGCTAGCTTCAACCATGAAAAGCCAGCGGACGCTTGCCAAGCGCTCTCGACGGCGAtgaagctgctggtggcggaggcACAGAACCCGGTAGAACTGCCATCCGCCCcgagcgaacagcagcagcagttcccggTCGGCCGATTGAAGCAAATCCTTTCCTCGATGCTGTCATCGGAGCGGCTGAATACGCACCTGTTCAATCGCTTCCTGGAGTATTCCCATTATCTGGATGTGATTTACTTCTGCTGGAAACTGATACCGTCACTGGTGCCCCGCGATTGTGTGCCGAACGATGTCTTCACACAGaatctgctgctcctgatcgGTGCTGTCTCGTTTGGAAAGGATGCATTAAAAGAGACCAATaatgtgctgtgtgtgcctcTGGCGGGGCCGTTCGATTACGTCTTCGTTCGCCGACAGATCAACAAAACGTGGAACTTTGTGGTTAACTGGCCGCACGGTGAGGCAGctcatcagcagctgctgttggtgctgttggaaaAGGTTTTGCCACACTTGGAAAAACCGGTCCTGCTCACCGACTTTCTCATGGACTCGCTGGACGTCGGCGGAGCGATCAGTATGCTGGCGTTGCAGGGTATTTTCGTTTTGATTCAGCAGTACAACCTCACCTATCCTAACATCTACGAGAAGCTGTACTCCATGTTTGAGCCGGAGATCTTCCATACCAAGTTCAAGGCACGGCTCTTCTACTTGGCTGACATCTTCCTCAGCTCTAGTCATCTGCCCGAGGGACTGGTGGCTGCGTTCGTGAAgcggctcgctcgcttggcgCTCATCGCACCGCCACAGGACGTAGTGATCATTATGCGCTTCATCGGTAATCTCATCTTGCGCCATCCAGCACTGAAAAGTTTAATATTTCATCCGGCCGGAGGTGAAGCTTCGTCCGATCCGTTCGTTACCGAGGAGCGAGATCCGATGAAATCGAAGGCGCTGCTAAGCTCACTCTGGGAAGTGGCGGCATTGCAAAACCACGTACTGCCATCGGTTGCCATGGCAGCTCGCTTCATTTCCAATCCTTTCCCGAGTGTCGAATGGGATCTCTCGTCCGTGCTGGAGATCAACGAGAACGAT atttttgataatgaaattgcaaagaaaacgaaacaatacgCCTTGTGCATCGATCGACCGGCAGGCATGTTTGGGTACTGCGGTGGTGAAATCTCATCACAGTACTGGAAACTGTTTTAA
- the LOC126568994 gene encoding uncharacterized protein C1orf131, with amino-acid sequence MDTAFVPIQTKASAVLKEKAEFAVTVFEPKKAALKRKQSARPRPPPVEDRKTSDNEEDDEDDIDDIFSDAPRRKPKQKADPTQFDLAKARKDVINFGISGFGKEDKQQASVALAIKLGAKPPKRKHRNYREILEEKKAAQSAEDDVAAKRRAGQMNFGAVQSYQKHQQRRRDRERNPGAIMKHYGKARPRITGKRK; translated from the coding sequence ATGGATACCGCTTTTGTGCCGATTCAGACCAAGGCGTCGGCGGTGTTAAAGGAAAAAGCCGAGTTCGCTGTGACCGTTTTCGAGCCCAAAAAAGCAGCGTTGAAACGAAAACAGAGCGCcaggccacggccaccaccggtggaggaTCGCAAAACTTCGGAcaacgaggaggacgatgaggacgacatCGACGATATCTTTTCAGATGCCCCCCGCCGTAAGCCGAAACAGAAAGCCGATCCAACGCAGTTTGACCTGGCGAAGGCGCGGAAAGATGTTATTAATTTCGGCATCAGCGGGTTTGGTAAGGAAGACAAACAACAGGCCAGCGTGGCCCTCGCCATAAAGCTCGGTGCTAAACCGCCAAAGAGGAAACACCGTAACTACCGGGAAATActggaggaaaagaaagcgGCCCAGAGTGCGGAGGACGATGTAGCAGCAAAACGGCGCGCCGGTCAGATGAACTTCGGAGCGGTCCAGTCGtaccagaagcaccagcaaagAAGGCGTGATCGTGAGCGAAATCCGGGAGCCATTATGAAGCATTACGGCAAAGCCAGACCGCGCATTACCggcaaaagaaaatga
- the LOC126570740 gene encoding RNA-binding protein RO60-like, with translation MASVLGSVQRYLHIGNDVPLFFDTTRPVDMELGKRVLAPAVHLPPPPGASPTPAMVNGASSSAPATKNVPKSKPKSQKSKKAVPATAPAKAPATTLPPVVAVIKRTIKNKSLRRLDECLFALAYCGRELPTGEERHCVFEALPELLSGPRELFAFLSFYTRLATEAGYAGFGHGLRRAITRWYDKHSALELAEMIALSNGAFGWTHADVIRKTHLKLECPIKRSIIDVTTKRASQRPSLPTQKQTSDGEASMDAALVRYLQLMAISSASTVDEAEELIKRHGPITYNQLPLTYRRWYTVWMALFPHLTHRELLDAMLPMQDFNVLYIEEVYTAYVGTLAKRRKAVEQEQIHPIVVHGIKTLYEKGKRYPLLVKEREQHAHLLEREPETVVKTALRDTLEHSFSHHPKTGAWYYITLDLRSAHQKKHVLRNSEVTCFEASVLLAFSIYKREKHVTVEMFSDDKQKLYPVNFRKEMSWSEALDHCRLLPETTGTKLLSKTKVSLSAPIAKAQAKKQKVDVFITITDSLIRVNPTRIPPWRAMRDYRKAMNLNLSRYICVSLSQHKPSLTFDENAMKVGGILEVIGYSESTAKVIEAFAKNLFF, from the exons ATGGCATCCGTGCTGGGCTCTGTCCAACGCTATCTGCACATCGGAAACGATGTGCCGCTCTTCTTCGACACCACCCGACCCGTGGATATGGAGCTGGGAAAGAGGGTGCTAGCTCCGGCAGTTCatctaccaccgccaccgggcgCTTCGCCGACACCAGCGATGGTAAACGGAGCTTCATCATCCGCGCCCGCAACGAAAAACGTGccaaaatcgaaaccgaaatcccAGAAATCCAAAAAAGCAGTACCGGCCACCGCACCAGCAAAAGCACCAGCCACAACGTTGCCTCCGGTGGTTGCTGTGATCAAAAGG AccatcaaaaacaaatccctGCGGCGGTTGGACGAGTGCTTGTTTGCCCTGGCGTACTGTGGCCGAGAGCTGCCGACCGGTGAGGAGCGTCACTGTGTGTTCGAGGCCCTGCCAGAACTGCTGAGCGGTCCGCGGGAACTGTTCGCCTTTCTTAGCTTCTACACCCGTTTGGCGACGGAGGCAGGGTACGCCGGGTTCGGACATGGATTGCGTCGTGCCATCACACGCTGGTATGATAAGCATTCCGCGCTGGAACTGGCGGAAATGATTGCATTGAGCAATGGGGCCTTCGGCTGGACACATGCCGATGTCATTCGAAAGACCCATCTCAAACTCGAATGTCCGATCAAGCGTTCGATCATCGACGTTACCACGAAGCGTGCAAGCCAACGACCGTCGCTTCCGACGCAAAAGCAGACAAGTGATGGAGAGGCCTCCATGGATGCGGCATTGGTTCGCTATCTTCAGCTCATGGCAATAAGCTCAGCATCAACGGTGGATGAAGCAGAGGAACTTATTAAACGCCATGGGCCGATTACATACAATCAGCTACCGCTTACATATCGCCGCTGGTACACTGTGTGGATGGCGCTGTTTCCGCATCTTACCCATCGCgagctgctggatgccatGTTGCCGATGCAAGATTTCAATGTGCTATACATCGAAGAAGTCTACACAGCGTACGTGGGCACTCTCGCCAAACGCCGCAAAGCCGTCGAGCAGGAGCAGATACATCCGATTGTAGTACATGGTATCAAGACACTGtatgaaaaggggaaaaggtaTCCGCTCCTGGTCAAGGAGCGAGAGCAACACGCACATCTCTTGGAACGTGAACCAGAGACCGTCGTCAAAACGGCTCTCCGAGACACCTTGGAGCATTCATTTTCGCATCACCCTAAAACCGGTGCATGGTACTATATAACGCTCGATCTACGCAGTGCTCACCAGAAAA AACACGTGCTGCGAAACTCTGAGGTCACATGCTTCGAGGCTAGTGTTCTCCTAGCATTTTCGATTTACAAACGAGAAAAGCATGTGACGGTGGAAATGTTTTCCGATGACAAGCAGAAGTTGTATCCAGTCAATTTCCGCAAGGAAATGAGTTGGTCCGAGGCGCTGGATCACTGCAGGCTGTTGCCAGAAACGACCGGTACGAAGCTTTTGTCAAAAACGAAAGTATCTCTTAGTGCTCCGATTGCTAAGGCCCAGGCTAAGAAGCAGAAGGTTGATGTATTCATTACGATTACCGACTCCCTAATTCGGGTCAACCCAACTCGCATCCCCCCGTGGCGTGCGATGCGCGATTATCGTAAAGCGATGAATCTGAATTTGTCCAG GTACATTTGCGTCTCTCTAAGCCAGCACAAACCATCACTGAcgttcgatgaaaatgctatGAAAGTAGGTGGTATTCTCGAGGTGATTGGCTACTCTGAAAGTACTGCTAAGGTTATTGAAGCATTTGCTAAAAATCTCTTTTTCTAA